From Danio rerio strain Tuebingen ecotype United States chromosome 2, GRCz12tu, whole genome shotgun sequence:
tcaggttttcagaagaaagaaactcatttataaccacatgagggagagtaaatcttgatttttgggtgaactatccctttaattgagTGCATTTACAGGAAGGGGACACCCTTGGACTAAATGAAATGATTAAACTcaaaaatgaacacaaaagaagttattttgaagaatgttgaaaacctgtaaccattgacttctattatatttCTTTACAATGGGttacttcatttgtgttcagcagatgaaaaaagctcataaaggtttataactccctcagggagagtaaataatgagtcaattttcatttttttgcttgAACTATCCTTTCAAATGAGTGCAATTTACAACAACAGCAAGATTTGTTGAATTTGttctgattaataataattatacactctgaaatgaaggtacaaaagctgtcaatGAGGCAGCACCCTTTCACAAGAtacattttgtactttttagttaTTAATATGTACAATATGGAGACTTTAAATACACTTTTAACAGCAATTAttgacttaaaaagtgagtaaacgcaTTGTAACctgggatagttcacgcaaaaatgaaaattcggtCATCATTCCTCACCTTTGACCTATTTcagtttcttctattgaacacaaaatgaaaaccattgacttccatagtgtttgtttttcctactatggaagtcaatggttacaggtttccaacattcttcaaaatatcttcttttatgttgaTGAAACTCAAAAAGCTTTAAAACATGCAAAACTgtttaatagtaattaataacagagttTAAGTTTTTTTGTGTGGACTATCCCTTAAATGAGCAAATCAACATTGTAAAGTCTTACAGTCCAGTGGTAAACAGGGTAACCCCATGCGTCAGGATCAGtctgtgtgaatgggtgtgtgggCAGACGAGAGCTGACGATAAACTTATCACCCGTGTTCAGACGTGGCCTTCTTTCCAGTGATTACACACTTTTTTCCTATTTCAAGAAGGCGTAATGCACATATTTACTTTGCTGGTAAACACCGTCATGTGTGGAGTGACATCACAGGGCTGATGTCATGAAATGACCCAAAATACATGTCTTTCTTAATTCTGCATTTAAATGTTATGCttgttttcttctcttttttttaccTGAGTGGTAAAACATGAGTCTCTcaatgtttattcaattcaatttaattaaattcaaatcaattaaattcagttcagttcagttcagtagttgctttattggcttgacaaatgttacaaatgtattgccaaagcatttataaagtttacattaaaaacagcatacatatactgtatatttaaaaaaaaaaaacatagtaaatccagtaaatagtagtagtagtagttaaaaaaatattaattagttaattaattaaataaataaataaataaataaatacaataaaaacaaataaattgaaataatacattaaataaataaataataaaaatacattaaaaaataaatgaatacataaattaataaaataaataaataaaataataaaaaataaattattaaattaattttaaaaattattaaataaaaattaattcatttattcattttcttttcggcttaatccctttattaatccggggtcaccacagcggaatgaaccgacaacttatccagcttatgttttacacagcggatgcccttccagctgcaacccatcactgggaaacacccatacactcttgcattcccactcatacactatggacaattttagcttacacaattcccCTTATagtacatgtgtttggacttgtggggggaaaccagagcacccgcaggaaacccacaccaacacgcgggagaacatgcaaactccacagagaaacgccaactgattcagccgaggcttgaaccagtgaccttcttgctgtgtatgcagcataaaataaaaataaataaataaataaattataattaaaaaaataaaaataaaaatatctgaataaacataaaaataataataataataataataataataataataatatgaaataataatatgaataatatgaaaGATACAGATGATACAAGTAGCATTCTGTGTCGATGCAACAAATGGTAaaggtaataacaataataataatgtaataacaatattaatataaaaaatacttacaataataataataataataataataattataataataatagtattgcggttcattctgctgtggcaaccccagattaataaagggactaagctgaaatgaaaatgaatgaatgaaaaaatgataataataataataataataataataataataataataataataataataataataatgcgaaATTTGCAGATGATAAAAGTAATATTCTGTGTTGATTAAAAAATtgtaagataaaaaataataacaataataaacaaatattaataacaatatataaaatagtaataataataataatatttaataataattcaaatcaattcatcttttttttttttttttttacagtgtacaaatgaTCTAATCTAAATCAAATGCTTTTATTTGTGTGCAGATCCACACAGATATTTCAGCAGGTCAAGGTGTTGGAATTGAGCTCCTGGCCACCTTCCAGCtggtgttgtgtgttttagcAACTACAGACAAAAGGCGGCGGGACGTGTCGGGCTCCGCTCCTCTGGCCATCGGCCTCAGTGTTTGCCTGGGACATCTGACAGCCGTGAGTAATCAGCATTCACACTTCCACCGCTCTATTTTCTTTACCACGAGCATTCCTCTAGCTGCAGTAAACACTGTCAGGGTTACCATATGAATATGTAAAGCAACAGAGCAAtgcttaacccttgtgtattgtgcATATCGActcccctttcattatgttggggactatttttgccctattgacttgcattataatgacataaaataatcatgacagcatataatcttgattgttggtggttttgtcATGGTAGGAAGAGGTCAAATGTGTCAATTttgctgttgatcatcagttggcagcattaaccctttagataggcctgtacAAAACAgtgtctggcttttatatggagttctatggagtaaaacagcagattatagtgtgtgtgtgtgtgtgtgtgtgtgtgtgtgtgcataaatacacatactATTTTCtaagagctgagctgcttattatttattttctcaaacatatcaaggtaagtgcgcAAAGATATctctcacacacttacacaccaGCCATTTTCAAACcatatcagtggttatcagctgctGGTAGGCTCAgagggctgttatcatccatccacatggttaatcagctatagatcacatacggcagggttccggaagttaacgagaattatttatattatttattaaattgcctattaattgtattttatgaacgtctaccccaaccctaaacaacttctctattagtatagctgattaaccatgtggaaagatgataacagccttctgagtctaCCAGTAGGTgcggaaggcccctactggcccatatctataaGCTGATTACCACTGATAACAATGGGACAATGGACAGATAGACAACAGCTAGTCAGAATGGGCAAAaccaccatctctcaggatcTGAAGTGGGACATTCACATAGACTCTATCGTGAGGAAAGCCCGGCAGAGACTGTACTTCCTTCATCAGCTGAGGAAGTTTCAACCTGCAACAGGAGCTGCTCGTAcagttctactcagctgtcatccaatccatcctctgcacttcCATCACCATCTGGTtcggctcagctgccaaaactgacctccgtagactacagcgaatagtccGCACTGCTGAACGtatcactggcactacccttcctacacttcaagaactgtactcttccagaggGAGTAAAAGGGCTGtcaaaatcactctggacacctcgcacccagcacactacctgttcaactgttaccgtctggtcggcgcttcaaagcaccaagcacaaaaacagccagacccAGGGACCCATCTccctcatgaacagttaaatatccccCAACTGTGCATTAAATATGTGCaagactttctcatacgcacttaTACACAGCAGCTTacatcaatatacaatgcaatacttccTCCATTCGCTTTTGTACACAGCACcctataacctgtatatttataacaaatctgtacatacaactcaACATCCAGATCTTTttactaactgcatctctgtttaatatttataatcttttttttttcatatttactttgtgttgtcactttatgtgcactggaagcttctgtagccaaaacaaatacCTTGTGAGTATGAActacagacactcatacactagggacagtttagcttacccaattcacctgtaccgcatgtctttggactgtgggggaaaccggagcacctggaggaaacccacacaaacgcaagAAGAACAAgaaaactccacgcagaaatggcaactgaccgaggttcgaaccagcgaccttcttgctgtgaggcgacagcactacctactgcgccactgcgccaccattgttattattattattattattattagtagtagtagtagtagtagtagtagtagtagtagtagtagtagtagtagtagtagtagtagtagtagtagtagtagtagtagcagcacacacacatacactatactcCATATAGCCATTTCATTTTgagccagaaactaagctttttttgctctgcaactgatgatcaacagtaaaaaaattacacatttgatctcttcccaacagggaaaacaagCAACAATCAAGAACGGTCAAGACTTTGCAATCAAAAAGTGTGaatataatggaagtcagtggggcaaaaacagccgccaacataacgaaaggggaGTTCATTTGCCAAGAGTGTAATCctgaattttaaacattttaacatttaagcaTTTTGTCAAAATATGTTCCAAAAGATTTGCCCCCAAAAAATCTTTCTATATGCTCAAACACATTGTGGCCAAATCAatgactcaaaatcaccccaagGTCTATGAAAACAACCCAACATCACACAAGGGTTAACCGAGTAAAGGAATAAGTAGGGCTTTCCAGCTCAATCCTCAGCATGGTCATCATCGTGTGTTGTTTCTCTCTGTGTAGATCAGCTTCACGGGATGTGGAATCAATCCTGCTCGAACATTCGGACCAGCAATGATTCGTCTAGATTTCGCCAACCACTGGGTAATAAAATTCAATTTCAGTTCCTTcctttaatctaatctaattatttctaatttaaaggggacctattatgcaaaaatcacttttataaggtgtTTAAATGCAATTTCTCGGCAAcggtgtgtgaatataaccagctcataatgtttaaaatgcattaattgtatttttataatcacacttgataaaaacagtctgcagaaaaactttgattgacattctccctttgtatgatgtcatcagatgGTGaaaaagccccacccactagtgcacatctctccctcattagcgcAAACAGCCCTGAATGAGAAGCagctgttttgaatctgccactatgctgacatgcaggcatttatagctccgccctcttttgaaaagagcccaatctcatttgaatttaaagcgacagtcgccAAAATGGCACACTTAGGATCAGACCCTAAAAGGGtccgtttcagagagttatacaacattatttgtgtggtattttgagctgaaacttcacacacacactctaggaacATCCGAGACTTATttcacatcttgtaaaaaggggtatCATGGGTCCACTTtaaggatttttagatatttggattagaaatgagacaaaaactaaaatgaaaagcattttatttatacaaacactgcaaaaatgctatttttatattaattctaGCGCAAAATTCTaacatcaagaagcattttctagacaaataaacaaacattgttttgttttgagaaatagtCCAttaaaattaggtgagtttttttttaaagcaagtaaaataatctgccaacggggttaagcaaaattattttgtaatcattttgaggtaagtttattttgcttacgccattggcagattattttacttgtaggGAAAAGTCTACTTAGTTTTTggttattatttctgaaaacaaaacaattttttgttcacttgtcttgtaaaaaaaaaaaaaaaaaaaagataaatggtctagaaaccagacaaaaactctaaatgaTATTTTTTTGTAATCAATATAAAGAAGGAAATCACATGTTAATTGTAAAACCTTCATGATCTTATCAGAGGATGGAATCAGCTAATGTTGAACTTTTAACTGTTAATAAGTAACAATCATATTGTTTTAGATGAATGCCTAGTCAGGAATGATCtatacatgtttgtgtgttgtttgcCAAGGGTTACTAAGTGTACTAAGTAGTGTTCGTGTTTTTGTCTGGCAGATGTATTTTTAGATATTATGTTAAACAGacattttgaaaatgactttTGAGATGTTTTGAGAAGCACACTCCTGTCCAAAAGCTTaacttaaattgttaaataagattattattacttaacttaaataagattgtttttcttaccccattggctgattattttgcttgctttaaggaaaataactcacttaatattggcatattattctTAAAATAGGacaatgttttgcttgtctagtaaatgcttcttgatttaagaatttttagatatttggactagaaacaagacaaaaaaacgaATTAGGAAATCTTTTTTGCAGTGATTCAGTCgctctttaaaaatattaatgtcaGGAAGAGCCAAAGAACCAGTAATGCCATTAAAGATCTTTTTTTCAGGTTATTTAAGGAATCTTTTAGCATGGTTCTTAACAGCATTTGTATAATCTAAAGGATATTAAAGAACCTTTTGTAGAATATAAAAGAATTTTAAAGATACTTCATTTAAACACTTTTGCCAAAGAACCTTGTTCATAAGGCTGTcataaaacatttacaatgtcatgaatatgaatgagattttatgcctGCTTGtttgtcattaagtgtcatttcctcattcattttaaaagcaaagatgGCACTGTTTGAAATGTCTTTGCCATAACAACTTTAAATGATCAGGACGACATAACTTGTaataaacctgtcataaacatgattgtcatgaagccattataattgtgtcctgaattttataaacatatttttctTGACTTCATTAAATGTCAAGATCTCATtaattgtcattaaatattattttaactgttATAAAACTATTTTTGAGGAGTGTATTGACACTTACTGGGAATTTTTTGTGACAAATTGATTTTATTCCACTGAATAAAATCAGGAATTACATTGCTGCAAAGCATTGCAAACAGAAAGACTTacagcccaggctcattattgatacttacccctatatatatttctggagagtgtaAAAAACTTCCCAGGAGCtacggtgttttttttttttgtttgtttgttttttaagtttttgttttttgcaaatccaccagaggtcaccgTGTACGCCTTTTctgatctcagatttctctcgcgagtgccattcgcacctgctctttTTGTGTAAATACCGCAATCTTGCATACATTGTCAATCACAaaatgatcagaaaaatattcatgacacaattattatatttatgacaGATTTGTGAcgagttatgttgtcttggtaatgtcaagttgtcataacaaagataaTTATAGTTTATGATGTATTATATCAAGTCGTCATAACAAAGACCTTAAACTATTATAACTGAGCGAAAGACCCTTTAAGAGAGCGGTCACAAGTAATAAAATCTTTTGGCAGTCTCATGAACACGactttaaataatgaataaatcccataatcagtacctgaggtgatcattatcATAGCAGTTTATGCTATTGCTTTGCTGCAATGTTGCGTAAATAGAAACTATTTCTAAAATAGATATTTTGCACATCgcagtctcttatttatcagaggtcgccacagaggaatgaaccgccaactatttaacttttattttaagtaGTGCACACTaacattcacacactgctgctaattaagttcatccaattcacccatGGACCTTGGACtctggggaaaaccgaagcacccagagaaaacccacgccaacacggggagaacatgcaaactccacacagaaacgcctactgacccagccaggtctcgaaccagtgaccttcttgctatgaggcgacagtgctaaccactaagctatcATGCTGCCCCCCCCATCACAGACTACTCAGGGGCAATTTGAGCCTGATGGCTATGCAGTTTTGGGAAAGTCTAACTTCTGTTTAACGTAATTGTTGTGTTTTCAGGTCTACTGGGTCGGGCCCATGTGTGGAGGTGTGGCGGCTGCGCTAATCTATGACTTTCTGCTTTACCCAAAAATGGATGATTTCCCTGAGCGTGTGCGAGTGCTGGTGTCCGGTCCGGCCACTGATTATGAGGTCAACGGTACTGACGATCCCCCTGCAGTAGAGATGTCCTCAAAGTGACCCCCTATTTAGTGTATGATACTCTTCAAGACCacaaaatatctgtaaatatatatttttgtccccgCAGGGAAGTAGCATTTACTATATGACAGTGTGGAAATTCCAAATGTAAAAAAAGCATTGATTTAACTGGAATTTTGTATCGACTGATTAgagttttgtattgtttttactcTTCTTCAGCGAATCAGTATGTACCTCAGGAAAATGAGACCGTTTTCACCATTTTCTAAAATATTCACATATCAGTATTCGAAATGTAGATTCGCTTCTTGTTTCGCTTTTCACCTTGTATTGttttgtgtacactatgattttgttttgtaattaaactaaagggtttttaaatatatttgattgTTGTTTTCATTTGTCCAATAGTATCGGAAAATTAAAACACTTAATTggcatttttgtcttgtttcgtatgtatgtatgtatgtatgaatgtatgtatgtatgtatgtatgtatgtatgtctgtatatataaaaaaaaaaatatatatatatatatatatatatatatatatatatatatatatatacatacatacatacatacatacatatatatatacagacatacatacagacatacatacatacatatatatatacagacatacatacatacatacatacatacatatatatatacagacatacatacatacatacatacatatatatataaagacatacatacatacatacatacatacatacatacatacatacatatacatacatacatacatatacatacatacatacatacatacatacatacatacataaatacatacatacatacatacatacatacatacatacatacatacatacatacatacatacatacatacatatacatacatacatacatacatacataaatacatacatacatacatacatacatacatacatacatacatacatacatacatatacatacatacatacatacatacatatacatacatacatacatacatacatacatacataaatacatacatacatacatacatacatacatacatacatacatacatacatacatacatacatacatacatacatacatacataaatacatacatacatacatacatacatacatacatacatacatacatacatatacatacatacatacatacataaatacatacatacatacatacatacatacatacatacatacatacatacaaacatacataaatacatacatacatacatacataaatacatacatacatacatacataaatacatacatacatacatacataaatacatacatacatacatacatacatatacatacatacatacatacatacatacatacatacatacatacatatatatatatatatatatatatatatatatatatatatatatatatatatgtatgtatgtatgtatgtactgtatgtatgtatgtatgtatgtatgtatgtatatatatatacatacatatacgaAACGAGACAAAAATGCCAAttaagtgttttaattttaattttaatatatatatattaaagttacAATTATTAACCCCCGTATATTATTTCCctaattaatttatgtttaacggaaagaagatttttttcaacacatttctaatcataatagttttaataattaatctctattaactgatttcttttctctttgtcatgcactgttagaccttaccaggcttttttacagtagaacactggcaacactgttgccagctactcactgtaaaagtttggttacggtaagtaactggcaacagtgttgccagttaattactgaaactgaaccattacagtgagtggctggcaacagtgttgccagttgtttactgtaaccgaaccattgcagtgagtaactggcaacagtgttgccagttaattactgtaatagagcagtagtggtaactaactggaaactgtgtacagttaaatactgtactgtagtgttacaactcacagcattatactgcatacacaatagtatgtcaaggtgttactaaaattaattagtattcttacctgttattaattctttaaattaattaagttgtaaattctgacaaatttattttattgttttggcagcaaacaaatataaaacagaaaatgtataacaaaattaagaaatcagcagatataaatatcatcttacatattactgagagccacaggtctgcacagcaaggttgcagtcaaactaacgtttaagcatgcaaaattcatatgtcatatggctctgcgaaaaggagtgggattaaacaaaatatttagagattgaaaaagcaagcaactggtccataatttctgttcagagaggtcatggtttgatctttgattagtctcaagcaatcacatgatgtgattttgcagttcagagttctccaagcttgaactttccaatgctgcaaactgtaaaatttgtcgcatgagctatcattccaggtctgcagcattcacatgcgtatgaatggaagtctatagggagaaaagtgcagtgtgactgggactttaagctgtaactctaattaaacacacctgataaaactaattaaggctcgttagaaatctacaggtaatgttgaagcagggtgggaactaaactctgctgcgctacagttctccagtaacttggagtttgacccccatggtatatagcaggggtgcttaatcctgttcctggatatctaccttcctgcagatttcagttgctacccatatcaaacacacctgcctgtaattatcacgtggtgttcaggtcctaattaattggtttaggtgtgtttgatatggatagcaactgaaatctgcaggaaggtagatctccaggaacaggattaagcaccccttgtatatagcatacttttaaagcaactgctaacatttatcacaattacaatcacatatccagtaaacacacacacacacacacaaagtgctgcagtgaaatgtgttactctctcctcaatgctgaccatgcaaaaaaaaaaaaaaaaaaaaaaaactgaacagcaaaaaacacaaaataattattttaaagttttaaataattaacagctctgtcaaatctcaaaaagtttaaaataattatagaaaacaaaaataacgttggcaacaccgaaaaaccaaaggatccaatcttttatt
This genomic window contains:
- the aqp1a.1 gene encoding aquaporin-1a.1, encoding MNELKSKAFWRAVLAELLGMTLFIFLSITAAVGNTNTQNPDQEIKVALAFGLSIATLAQSLGHISGAHLNPAVTLGLLASCQISLLRAVMYILAQMIGATVASAIVLGVSKGDALGLNQIHTDISAGQGVGIELLATFQLVLCVLATTDKRRRDVSGSAPLAIGLSVCLGHLTAISFTGCGINPARTFGPAMIRLDFANHWVYWVGPMCGGVAAALIYDFLLYPKMDDFPERVRVLVSGPATDYEVNGTDDPPAVEMSSK